The sequence TTTATGTATTGAGTGTATGGCTATACAAAAAACGACATGTTGAAGCAGCAACAGATGCGATCGCTTTTCGTCCGCTCCGCTCCGTATTCACATATGGTTTTACATTTTGTGTCATGCTTGTCGGTGGAGCATATTTCGGGGAGATGCAACAACGAATAACTTGGATCATTTTTGGATATGTATTTGCTTCATTGATCGGCTACTTCATTGCCCGTATCATTTTAGAAAAAACATGGCGCGTGTTCACGCATTGGAAAGCATACGTTCAATATATAGGTTTTATTGCCGTTGTCAGTTTATTATTTGCATTTGACTTATTTGGTTTTGGGAAATACCAACCCCCGTTAAATGACATTGAACGAGCATATTTTGGTGATGATATATACTATTTTGAAAATGATAATGAAAACGGGGAGAATGCGTTTTTCTACGAAAGAGACAACATCGAGCACATTTATTTGTTCCATCAGCAGTTAATGAAGCAGCAAAAATTGCAAACTGAAAATACTAAACATGTTGTCATTGGTTATGACTTGAAAAACGGAAAACGGATTGTTCGTCAATATGCTGTACCATTAGAAGTATATAATCAGTTTTACAAACCTATTTTTCATTCGCTTGAGTTTAAGAAAAATCACTATCCAATTTTGCGTATAAATGATTTCAAAAACGTTTTACAAGTACGAATAGATTCTAATTTAGGAGGGAAAGCCGTTCGATTGCGTGATCGTGAGGAGATCGAATCGTTTTTACACATACTACAGCGTCAGTTGGTAGATGAAACATTTGATCCAATCGCATGGAATCGAGAATGGGGAGCAATTATCGTCACGTATGAAAAACAAAAAGGAATAACCGAGGAAACTATGATCAAGTGGAAAAAGTCGTATCATCTCGTAGATGAATGGTTGCAGCAGCGCGGTTTATTGCAGCAAGCACGGGCGACAGTAGAAGACGTGAGCGAAGTGAAAATAATTAAAAACACAAAACGGTTGAAAACATATGAGTGGACAGATGACATGATTGAACGAGCCGAGGGAATCGTCGTAAAAGATAAAACAAAAATAGAACAATGTATGCAAGTGGCTGGTTGGGATGAACGTGCGGATTATATTGTCGTTACCTACTATAAAAGTGGATATGCCGACATACAGTCATTTACTAAACATTTTATCCCTCCATTCCTTCATTGAAGACCTGAGTGCTCAGGTCTTTTTTTCGTTGTTGGCAAAAGCCACGTATATTCGGTAATATATTGTTGTCCATGATAAAAAATAGAGAGGTTGACTAGTTGTGAGACAAATTGAATTATTGGCGCCAGCAGGAGATTGGGACTGTCTTCGTGCAGCTGTCGCAAACGGAGCAGATGCGGTTTATTTTGGTGTCGATAAATATAATGCGCGTGTACGGGCGAAAAATTTCCGTATGGAAGAGTTAAACGATGTCATGGCTTATTTGCATAAATACCATGTTCGCGGATATGTCACTTTTAATATTTTAGTGTTTGAAAATGAATTACAAGAAGCAAAACAGTTAGTTGAAGCATGTATAAATGCCGGGGTGGATGCGCTCATTGTACAAGATTTAGGTCTTGTTAAACTTATTCGAGACATATCACCCGACTTTCCGATTCACGGATCGACACAAATGACAGTTACATCGCCGGAAGCGGTTGAATTTTTAAAGCCTTATCACTTGGAAGTTGTTGTTCTCGGTCGGGAAAATAATTTATCTCATATTCAAAAAATTGCTGAGAAAACAAACGTGCCATTAGAAGTGTTCGTCCATGGGGCACTTTGCGTATCGTATTCCGGACAATGTTTAACGTCAGAAATGTGGGGAGGACGTTCGGCTAACCGCGGCGAGTGTGCACAAGCATGCCGTCTTCCATATGATTTAATCGTTGACGGCGAACAAAAAGAAATGGGAAACGTCGCTTACTTACTTTCTCCAAAAGATTTAGCAGCGCTTGATCTTGTTCCAGAACTTATCGAGGCTGGTGTAAATACGTTTAAAATTGAAGGGCGATTAAAATCACCAGAATATGTAGCTAACGTCGTGAGCAAATATCGAAAAGCAATTGATGAATATTTAGCAGGACGTTATTACACCCCTTCAAAAGAAGAAATACGTGAGCTACAACAAAGCTTTAGCCGTGGATTTACACATGGCTTTTTAAAAGGAACGAACAATAAGCAGCTCGTTGATGGAACTTTTCCGAAAAGCCGAGGTGTATTTCTAGGGACGGTCAAAAAAGTATTAAAAGATGGGGTGCTATGCGATCTACAAGCTCCATTAAAGCGCGGTGATGGAATTGTATTCGACGCAGGACGTCCAGAAGAAAAAGAAGAAGGCGGACGGGTATATGACTTGAGGAAACATGGTAAAAAAATCGAAGGTGAAGTGGAAAAAGGTCTTGTTGAAATAATCCCCGGCCGGCATGATGTCAATTTAACACGTATACATGTCGGAGATCGCATTTGGAAAACGAGTGACCAAGAGCTTGATCGCCGCCTGCGTAAAACATTTGAAACGGAGCGACCATATCAGTTGTTTCCGGTGACTGTACATGTATATGGCGAAGCAGGGAAGCCGCTTGTTTCAACGTGGCGTGACGAAACAACAGGGAATGAAGTCGTCGTTCAATCCGAACAAATGTTAAATGTTGCGCAAAAACGGCCATTAACGTTAGATTTTATAAAAGAACAGTTTGGCAGATTAGGTGGGACTATTTTTGAGCTAAAAGACGTTGATATGCATATGAATGGTGACGTCATTCTTCCGGTTAAAGAATTAAACCAAATGAGAAGAAAAGCGGTTGAACAGCTCATTAAGAAACGTCAACAACCACGGTTGTATATAAAACAAACAGTGGATTTGACATCCCCCTATCGACAAAAGCAACGAACTACAACCCCTGCCTTGATGGCTCTTTGCCGTACAATGGAGCAGGTAGAAGTCGCATGCCATACAGATGTAGACATGGTATATGCAGATTTTGAGTTTACAACCGACTATCCGAAAGCTGTCGAGATAGCACGGTCGGCAAATAAACCAATTGCCCTAGCTACCCCACGTATTCATATGCCTGGAGAAAATGGAATTTTGAGAGGGATTTTAAAGGCTGAACCAGACGCTATTTTAGTTCGTAGTTTAGGTGCAGTACAGTATTATACAAGTCAATCGGTGCAACAACAGCTAATTGGAGACTTTTCGCTTAACATTTCAAACCATCTATCTGCACGATTGTTTCTAGAGCGAGGACTCGATCGAATTACACCTTCATACGATTTAAACATTCAACAGATGATTGATTTACTTGAGGCGGCACCAACAGAACATATCGAAATTGTCATTCATCAACATTTACCAATGTTTCATACTGAACATTGTGTATATTGTACATTTTTAAGCGAAGGAACTGATTTTACAAACTGTGGACGACCATGTGAAAAGCATCGTGTCTCCTTGCGAGATCGTATCGGTATGCTTCATCCAGTTCGTGTCGATATCGGTTGCCGAAATACAGTGTACAACGCCATTGAACAATCTGGGGCAGAATATATTCCAAACTTTTTATCCCTTGGTGTTCGTTCATATCGTGTTGAGTTTTTGGAAGAGTCGCCGAAAAAAGTAGAAGAAGTTGTCAATTTATATCGTGAAGCGCTTGAGGGTAAACGAAGCGGTACGAGCGTATGGCGTACACTGAAAGCTATTAACCAACTTGGTGTAACACGCGGACAGCTAATCAAAAAATAAGCGGGCTCAAGCTTGCTTATTTTTTGATATTTGTACATTTTGCTATAATAGTAAATGAACGAGGAAAAGAAAGGGTGATTTGTATGCCAGCTGTTGAATCAAATATGTTTCCATTAGGAGAAAAAGCTCCGTCGTTTGAGCTTGTTAACGTCATCAATGGCCAAACCGTTCATTTAGAAGATGTCAAGTCGGATATTGCAACAGTAATCATGTTCATTTGCAATCATTGCCCATTTGTGAAACATGTTCAAGAAGAACTTGTTCGTTTGGCTAATGATTATCAACCAAAGGGAGTTTCATTTATTGCGATTAATTCAAATGATGTAGAAAAATATCCAGACGATTCTCCAGAAAAAATGAAAGAAGTAGCCGAACAACTCGGATATCCGTTTCCATATTTATTTGATGAAACACAAGAAGTCGCAAAAGCATATCAAGCTGCATGTACGCCGGATTTTTATATATTTAATGGGGAACTACAATGCGTTTACCGCGGACAGCTTGACGATTCACGACCAAGCAATGGGATCCCGGTGACTGGATCTTCCATTCGAGCCGCTTTAAATGCATTACTATCAGGCGAACCTGTCCCGAAAGAACAAAAGCCGAGCATCGGTTGTAGTATCAAATGGAAAGAAAAATAAAAAAACATTTGACATTCTCGTTTCGAGCCTATATACTAAAGAAGTACCATTTCGTTCGTTATATCAATGATCGTTATAAGCTGCACCTTTGTCGGGTTCATCTTATAAGGACTTGGCAAAAGTGTAGCTTTTGTTTTATGAGTAATGCAACGGTGGTCAATCTTTAAAATTGTTTTGGAGGAATTTCACATGAACACAGGTAAAGTAAAATGGTTTAATGCAGAAAAAGGTTTTGGATTCATTGAGACGGACGGAGGTACAGACGTATTCGTTCACTTCACAGCGATCCAAAGTACTGGATTCAAAACGTTGGAAGAAGGCGAAAAAGTAACATTTGACATCGTGAATGGCAATCGTGGGCCGCAAGCGGCAAACGTCCAAAAAGCATAAATCGTCAAACGTACGGGGTCTCGCTTTTCGTGAGATCCCGTTTTTATATGCAACAAAACAAATTCACACTGGCGCAGCTTCGGAGCTGCAAGGACGGAGGAGAGGTAGGGGTTCCGTCGTTTTTGTTTGTTCAAACACGCTTATGGAAAGCGTGTCTTTTTTAAAATAAAAATACAGAAAATTTGATAAAAAACTATTGAAAAACGATAAATGATTCCATATAATAAACTCATGTTATAAAACTATACATAAGAATGTGAGGTAATGTAACATGAGTAAATTGCTTGTTTCTGAACAAACAAACACTTCGACACTTGAACAAATTAAAGAAGTGATAAAGCAAAAACATGTTGAACTATTACATTTGCAGTTTGTTGATATTGAAGGGATTTTAAAACATGTCACAGTTACAGCGGAGCAACTAGATGATGTAGTAGAAGGAAAAATAATGTTCGACGGATCATCGATTAAAGGATTCTCACCGATCAATCGTTCGGACTTATATTTACTCCCTGATTTACAAACATTCGCTGTATTGCCTTGGACAGTAGAGAATGGATACGCGGAGGCGCGTTTTCTCTGTTCTGTCGTCAATCCCGACGGAACATTATTCGAAGGAGACCCGCGTAACGTATTGAAAAAAACGGTGGAACGCGCAAAGCAAAAAGGATACACGATCTCCGTCGGTCCTGAGTTAGAGTTCTTCTTATTTGAAACGGATGAAAACGGAAACCCAACAACAAAACCACAAGATAGCGGTGGCTATTTTGAGCCATCTCCAAAAGATCTTGGAGAACGTGTCCGCTTAGATATTTATCGTGCGTTAAAAGCAATGGGATTTACAGTCGAGGCCTCACACCATGAAGTTGCTGAGGGTCAACATGAAATTAATTTCAAATATGCCGATGCGTTAGGTGCTGCTGACAACGCCACAACATACAAATGGGTTGTAAAAACGATTGCTAAAAAATACGGATTGCACGCTACGTTTATGCCAAAGCCGATTTTTGGTATTAACGGTTCAGGAATGCACGTAAATATTTCTTTATTTAAAGATGGAGAAAATGCGTTTTTTGATCCAGCCGATGACAATCAATTATCTGAAACGGCATATCAATTTATTGCTGGTTTATTGAATAACGTAAAAAGTTTCGCAGCCATTACGAATCCATTAGTCAACTCGTATAAACGTCTCGTCCCAGGATATGAAGCGCCTTGTTATATTGCGTGGTCGGCATCGAACCGCTCCGCATTAATTCGCATCCCTGCAAAACGAGGATTGGCAACACGCGTTGAGCTTCGTTGTCCAGATCCATCTGCCAATCCGTATTTAGCATTTGCAGTTATTGCTGAGGCAGGGCTTGATGGTGTAGAAAAAGAACTCACTTGTCCAGCACCAATCGACGAAGATATTTTCCATATGACGAATGAACGTCGTAAAGAGCTTCGTATTGAAAACCTTCCAGGTAGTTTAGGGAAAGCGATTGAAGAACTAGAAAATGGCACAATTGGCCGTCATACATTAGGAGATCACGTATTTAACGAATACGTAGCGATGAAAAAGAATGAATGGGATAGCTATCGGACAGCTGTTCATACTTGGGAAATTGAACATTATCAAACGAAGTTTTAAGAGCGAGCACATTGGGCTCGCTTTTTTGCATGTTTTCATTATGTGTTTACACAACAAATGGTATATGATGAGAGGTAGAAAAAAGGAAAGGGTGATATCGTGGCTAAACGAATCATTTCAATCGTTGTCGCCATTTGTGTTGCCACAACGATGTTATGGATTTTCGGTTTAATCGTTACT comes from Anoxybacillus flavithermus and encodes:
- the glnA gene encoding type I glutamate--ammonia ligase; the protein is MSKLLVSEQTNTSTLEQIKEVIKQKHVELLHLQFVDIEGILKHVTVTAEQLDDVVEGKIMFDGSSIKGFSPINRSDLYLLPDLQTFAVLPWTVENGYAEARFLCSVVNPDGTLFEGDPRNVLKKTVERAKQKGYTISVGPELEFFLFETDENGNPTTKPQDSGGYFEPSPKDLGERVRLDIYRALKAMGFTVEASHHEVAEGQHEINFKYADALGAADNATTYKWVVKTIAKKYGLHATFMPKPIFGINGSGMHVNISLFKDGENAFFDPADDNQLSETAYQFIAGLLNNVKSFAAITNPLVNSYKRLVPGYEAPCYIAWSASNRSALIRIPAKRGLATRVELRCPDPSANPYLAFAVIAEAGLDGVEKELTCPAPIDEDIFHMTNERRKELRIENLPGSLGKAIEELENGTIGRHTLGDHVFNEYVAMKKNEWDSYRTAVHTWEIEHYQTKF
- a CDS encoding cold-shock protein → MNTGKVKWFNAEKGFGFIETDGGTDVFVHFTAIQSTGFKTLEEGEKVTFDIVNGNRGPQAANVQKA
- a CDS encoding DUF3656 domain-containing U32 family peptidase, which gives rise to MRQIELLAPAGDWDCLRAAVANGADAVYFGVDKYNARVRAKNFRMEELNDVMAYLHKYHVRGYVTFNILVFENELQEAKQLVEACINAGVDALIVQDLGLVKLIRDISPDFPIHGSTQMTVTSPEAVEFLKPYHLEVVVLGRENNLSHIQKIAEKTNVPLEVFVHGALCVSYSGQCLTSEMWGGRSANRGECAQACRLPYDLIVDGEQKEMGNVAYLLSPKDLAALDLVPELIEAGVNTFKIEGRLKSPEYVANVVSKYRKAIDEYLAGRYYTPSKEEIRELQQSFSRGFTHGFLKGTNNKQLVDGTFPKSRGVFLGTVKKVLKDGVLCDLQAPLKRGDGIVFDAGRPEEKEEGGRVYDLRKHGKKIEGEVEKGLVEIIPGRHDVNLTRIHVGDRIWKTSDQELDRRLRKTFETERPYQLFPVTVHVYGEAGKPLVSTWRDETTGNEVVVQSEQMLNVAQKRPLTLDFIKEQFGRLGGTIFELKDVDMHMNGDVILPVKELNQMRRKAVEQLIKKRQQPRLYIKQTVDLTSPYRQKQRTTTPALMALCRTMEQVEVACHTDVDMVYADFEFTTDYPKAVEIARSANKPIALATPRIHMPGENGILRGILKAEPDAILVRSLGAVQYYTSQSVQQQLIGDFSLNISNHLSARLFLERGLDRITPSYDLNIQQMIDLLEAAPTEHIEIVIHQHLPMFHTEHCVYCTFLSEGTDFTNCGRPCEKHRVSLRDRIGMLHPVRVDIGCRNTVYNAIEQSGAEYIPNFLSLGVRSYRVEFLEESPKKVEEVVNLYREALEGKRSGTSVWRTLKAINQLGVTRGQLIKK
- a CDS encoding DUF6449 domain-containing protein: MPLKTFLFNRGIFSQIVRNVGWVALVYFVGLLFALPIHIFMMTEDENWLMHHQTGRIFDIGSIIQFSLMFTLPVLLAIFLFRYMQVRLSADYIHSLPVKREALFLQHIVTAMIILTVPVAMIAGCLIIMKPLLPVSLYSLKHIAIWFTGTLAMNVLLFSGTVFVGMFTGMSMLQGVFAYVLFFFSAGIFVLLMFNLKYFLHGFAYEYYLSYNIDKIAPFIRALTWESKPIQPIEIYIYIVLAFIFYVLSVWLYKKRHVEAATDAIAFRPLRSVFTYGFTFCVMLVGGAYFGEMQQRITWIIFGYVFASLIGYFIARIILEKTWRVFTHWKAYVQYIGFIAVVSLLFAFDLFGFGKYQPPLNDIERAYFGDDIYYFENDNENGENAFFYERDNIEHIYLFHQQLMKQQKLQTENTKHVVIGYDLKNGKRIVRQYAVPLEVYNQFYKPIFHSLEFKKNHYPILRINDFKNVLQVRIDSNLGGKAVRLRDREEIESFLHILQRQLVDETFDPIAWNREWGAIIVTYEKQKGITEETMIKWKKSYHLVDEWLQQRGLLQQARATVEDVSEVKIIKNTKRLKTYEWTDDMIERAEGIVVKDKTKIEQCMQVAGWDERADYIVVTYYKSGYADIQSFTKHFIPPFLH
- a CDS encoding thioredoxin family protein, giving the protein MPAVESNMFPLGEKAPSFELVNVINGQTVHLEDVKSDIATVIMFICNHCPFVKHVQEELVRLANDYQPKGVSFIAINSNDVEKYPDDSPEKMKEVAEQLGYPFPYLFDETQEVAKAYQAACTPDFYIFNGELQCVYRGQLDDSRPSNGIPVTGSSIRAALNALLSGEPVPKEQKPSIGCSIKWKEK